One part of the Muntiacus reevesi chromosome 20, mMunRee1.1, whole genome shotgun sequence genome encodes these proteins:
- the LOC136151893 gene encoding BOLA class I histocompatibility antigen, alpha chain BL3-7-like, which yields MRVVGPRALLLLSGALVLIETWAGPHSLRYFYTAVSRPGLGEPRFIVVGYVDDTQFVRFDSDAPDPRIEPRAPWVEQEGPEYWDQETQRTRDTAQFFQEGLNTLRGYYNQSEAESHTLQEMYGCDVWPDGRLLRGYDQFAYDGRDYISLNEDLRSWTAAETAARISKHNAEAAGDAARVRNYLEGKCVEWLRRYLETGNDTLLRADPPKAHVTRHPISDREVTLRCWALGFYPDEISLTWQRDGEDQTRDMELVETRPSGDGTFQKWVALVVPSGEEQRYTCHVQHEGLQEPLTLRWEPPQPSVLIMGIIVGLVLMVNGAVVIGAVIWRKKRSGEKGRIYTQAASSDSAPGSDVSLTVPKGETLEGLDWERSWSRGDTLGGGDL from the exons ATGCGGGTCGTGGGTCCGAGAGCCCTCCTGCTGCTCTCGGGGGCCCTGGTCCTGATCGAGACCTGGGCGG gcccccacTCCCTGAGGTATTTCTACACCGCCGTGTCCCGGCCGGGCCTCGGGGAGCCCCGCTTCATCGTCGTCGGCTACGTGGACGACACGCAGTTCGTGCGGTTCGATAGCGACGCCCCGGATCCGAGGATAGAACCGCGGGCGCCGTGGGTGGAGCAGGAGGGGCCCGAGTATTGGGATCAGGAGACTCAGAGAACCAGAGACACCGCACAGTTTTTCCAAGAGGGCCTGAACACCCTGCGCGGCTACTACAACCAGAGCGAGGCCG AGTCTCACACCCTCCAGGAGATGTATGGCTGCGACGTGTGGCCGGACGGGCGTCTCCTCCGCGGGTATGACCAGTTCGCCTACGACGGCAGAGATTACATCTCCCTGAATGAGGACCTGCGCTCCTGGACCGCGGCCGAGACGGCGGCTCGGATCTCCAAGCACAATGCTGAGGCGGCCGGTGATGCGGCGCGTGTGAGGAACTATCTGGAGGGCAAGTGCGTGGAGTGGCTCCGCAGATACCTAGAGACAGGAAACGACACGCTGCTGCGCGCAG ACCCTCCAAAGGCACATGTGACCCGTCACCCCATCTCTGATCGTGAGGTCACCTTGaggtgctgggccctgggcttcTATCCCGATGAGATCTCACTGACCTGGCAGCGTGACGGGGAGGACCAGACTCGGGACATGGAGCTTGTGGAGACCAGGCCTTCAGGGGATGGAACCTTCCAGAAGTGGGTGGCCCTGGTGGTGCCTTCTGGAGAGGAGCAGAGATACACGTGTCATGTGCAGCATGAGGGGCTTCAGGAGCCCCTCACCCTGAGATGGG AACCTCCTCAGCCCTCCGTCCTTATCATGGGCATCATTGTTGGCCTGGTTCTCATGGTCAATGGAGCTGTAGTGATTGGAGCTGTGATTTGGAGGAAGAAGCGCTCAG GTGAAAAAGGACGGATCTACACCCAGGCTGCAA GCAGTGACAGTGCCCCGGGCTCTGATGTGTCTCTCACGGTTCCTAAAGGTGAGACCCTGGAGGGTCTAGATTGGGAGAGGAGTTGGAGCAGAGGGGACACACTGGGTGGTGGGGATCTTTGA